A window of Diabrotica virgifera virgifera chromosome 9, PGI_DIABVI_V3a contains these coding sequences:
- the LOC114344589 gene encoding uncharacterized protein LOC114344589: MSGIPSQLVIVTEDPVSIPIQTALIIMRELNVFGVKDISLEKDRIFIMLSYTPNSKHLKRKFGNLPIRYMRTKIQSEEEFQKVEEAVKGYRFNLLDDEYEEFEKQQQIQTNSGIKRTLYIQGTDHQSANKKSKPSTSTSSTAVVELQDEDDDYEDIEHFITQRTAQ, translated from the exons ATGTCAGGCATTCCATCACAATTAGTAATCGTGACAGAGGATCCGGTCAGTATTCCAATTCAGACGGCTTTGATAATCATGAGGGAGCTAAATGT ATTTGGTGTTAAAGATATCTCGTTGGAGAAAGACCGGATCTTTATTATGCTTTCGTACACACCCAATTCTAAACACCTGAAGAGAAAATTTGGAAATCTTCCAATCCGTTACATGAGGACAAAGATTCAATCCGAGGAAGAATTCCAGAAAGTGGAAGAAGCGGTAAAAGGATACCGTTTCAACCTACTTGATGATGAATACGAGGAGTTCGAAAAGCAGCAACAGATACAGACAAATTCCGGTATAAAGAGAACGCTGTACATCCAGGGAACAGACCATCAATCAGCAAATAAGAAATCCAAACCCAGTACAAGTACAAGCAGTACTGCTGTGGTGGAGTTGCAGGATGAAGATGATGACTATGAGGACATCGAGCATTTTATAACTCAGAGGACAGCACAATGA